The sequence CCCCCTGGCTCACGGCGCGGACGATGTCCGCTGGGCTCAGCACGCTCATCACCCCCAGGGCCAGCCGCGCCCCCACCCCGGAGACCTTCTGCAGCACGCCGAACATCTCGCGCTGCTCGGAGGTGCTGAAGGCGTAGAGCGTCTGGGAGTCCTCGCGAACCACGAAGGAGGTCAACACGGTGGCCTCCTGGCCCCGGCTGAGCTCCGCGAGGGTACTTGCCGTGGCCACGCAGTGGTAGCCCACGCCGGCGCACTCGATGACCGCGTAGTCCAGCCCCTTATCGATGACGGTCCCGCGCAGTGATGCGATCATGCTGTGCCTTTCACGATGTGGTTCATGGGAGCCCGCCAGCAGTGGCAGACCGCCAAGGCCAGCGCATCGGCGGCATCGGCGGGTTTCGGCGGCTCCCCCAGGCCCAGGATGCGGGTGATCATCCGGGTCATCTGCACCTTATCGGCCCGCCCGTTGCCGCTGATGGCCTTCTTCACCTCGCTGGGGGTGTACATGTGGACCTCCGCGCCCCGTCGTGCGGAGGCGGCCATGAGCACGCCCGCCGCGTGCGCCGTGTTGATGGCGGTGGAAATATTCGAGCGCTCGAAAACACGCTCGAGGGCCACAACATCCGGGCGGTAGTCCGCCATCCACTCCTCCACAGCATCCGATAGGCGCAGCAGCCGACGGGACAGGTCCTCCTGCGCGGGGGTTCGCACCACCCCGACGGCGACCGGCAGGACCGCCCGGCCCCGACCTGCCTGAACGACCGATAGACCGCAGCGGGTGAGCCCCGGGTCAATGCCCATGACCCGCAGGCCCTCCAGGCTGGCGGGGCGGCGGGTGCCGTTGGCTGTTGGGGTGGTCACCATAACGCGGCCAAATTTAGCACATACGGTCGATTGTTCTTCTTGTGGACGCCCGGGCCCGCGCAGCGGGTGCTAGCCCTCCAACTCCGCAAGGACCGCGTCCGGGACATCCATATTCGTGTACACGTTCTGCACATCATCGGAATCCTCCAGGGCATCAATGAGGTTCATGACCCGCTTGGCCGTGGAGGCATCCGCGGGCACCTCCATGGAGGGCTTGAAGTCCGGCTCCACGGAGTCGTAGTCGATACCCGATTCCTGCAGCGCGCCGCGCACAGCCATCATGTCCCCCGGTTCGCACACCACCTCGAACTTCTCGCCGAGGTCGTTGACTTCCTCCGCACCGGCTTCGAGGACGGCCATGAGAATGTCGTCTTCCGTGTTGCCGGCCTTGTCCAACAGGGCCACGCCCTTGCGGGTGAACAGGTAGGCCACGGAACCGGCGTCCGCCATGTTCCCGCCGTTCTTATTCATCGCGGTGCGCACGTCCGTCGCGGCCCGGTTGCGGTTATCCGTCAGGCACTCGATGAGCATGGCCACGCCACCCGGGCCATAGCCCTCGTACATGATGGTCTGCCAGTCCGCGCCGCCGGCCTCTTCCCCAGAGCCGCGCTTGCGGGCCCGCTCGATGTTGTCGTTGGGCACGGAGGCCTTCTTGGCCTTGGTGATGGCATCTTGCAGCGTGGGGTTACCCGCGGGATCGCCGCCTCCGGTCCGGGCGGCGACTTCCACGTTCTTGATCAGCTTGGCGAATTCCTTGCCGCGCTTCGCGTCGTTCGCCGCCTTCTTGTGCTTCGTTGTTGCCCATTTGGAGTGGCCTGACATATGCCTCTTCGTTTCTTTGTCTTGTGCGTTATGTGCGTTCTTACGTTACTATGCCCCGCCCCTGCCGCCTGGACCCTATGGCGCGGCTCCTCCCCCTTTGTGCTCCCGCTAGCGGCTCTGCTCGACCAGCGAGAGGAAGTAGCGGTGGATGCGATCATCGCCGGTGAGCTCCGGGTGGAAGCTGGTACCAAGCACCACCCCGCTTTGCACCGCGACAACCGTGCCATCCGGCAGAGTCGCTAGCTCCTCCACGGACTCCCCAACCCGCTCGACCCGGGGGGCTCGGATGAACACCGCCTCGGTGTCCTCGGCCACGTGGGCCATGTTCAACGTCGTTTCGAAGGAGTTGACCTGTCGGCCGAAGGCATTGCGGCGCACCGAGATATCCAGGGCACCCAGGCTGTGGGCATCCGGGCGGGTGTCCAGCACATCCGTGGAGAGCATGATGAGACCCGCGCAGGTCCCGAAGGTAGGCAGGCCGGCAGCGATGGCCTCGCGCAGAGGCTCCAGCATGCCGGACAGGTCCAGCAGGCGGGAGATTGTTGTGGACTCGCCCCCGGGGATGACGAGCCCGTCCAGGCGCTGAAGGTGATCGAGTCGGCGCACGGGCGTGGGGTCCGCGCCGAGGTTGCGCAACATGTCGGTGTGCTCGGCGAAGCCGCCTTGCACGGACAGAACGCCAATGCGGGGTGTGGGCATAGGTTTGCTACTACTCCTGGTGATGCTGGTCGATGTGGCTCTGTCGCTGTGGGTCTATCGCTAGGGGTGAATCACTGTGGGTTACCGGGGGAATTGGCGGGATCCTTCCACGGCACGGTGTGCTTGCCCGGCAGCAGAGCGCGCGTCAAGCCCTCCTGCGTCACGATCGCGACGAGCTGTCCCTGGCGGTTGAAAATGCGCCCATGGGTGATCGCCCGGCCCGCGTGCGCCGACGGGGAAATCTGATCGTAGAGCAACCACTCGTCGGCGCGAAAGGGGCGCAGGAACCACATGGCGTGATCCAGCGAGGCCTCCTGGACCTGCATGTCCTCGTGCGGGACCAGCGCAC comes from Corynebacterium heidelbergense and encodes:
- the pdxT gene encoding pyridoxal 5'-phosphate synthase glutaminase subunit PdxT, which translates into the protein MPTPRIGVLSVQGGFAEHTDMLRNLGADPTPVRRLDHLQRLDGLVIPGGESTTISRLLDLSGMLEPLREAIAAGLPTFGTCAGLIMLSTDVLDTRPDAHSLGALDISVRRNAFGRQVNSFETTLNMAHVAEDTEAVFIRAPRVERVGESVEELATLPDGTVVAVQSGVVLGTSFHPELTGDDRIHRYFLSLVEQSR
- a CDS encoding YebC/PmpR family DNA-binding transcriptional regulator gives rise to the protein MSGHSKWATTKHKKAANDAKRGKEFAKLIKNVEVAARTGGGDPAGNPTLQDAITKAKKASVPNDNIERARKRGSGEEAGGADWQTIMYEGYGPGGVAMLIECLTDNRNRAATDVRTAMNKNGGNMADAGSVAYLFTRKGVALLDKAGNTEDDILMAVLEAGAEEVNDLGEKFEVVCEPGDMMAVRGALQESGIDYDSVEPDFKPSMEVPADASTAKRVMNLIDALEDSDDVQNVYTNMDVPDAVLAELEG
- the ruvA gene encoding Holliday junction branch migration protein RuvA; translation: MIASLRGTVIDKGLDYAVIECAGVGYHCVATASTLAELSRGQEATVLTSFVVREDSQTLYAFSTSEQREMFGVLQKVSGVGARLALGVMSVLSPADIVRAVSQGDIKALQRAPGVGKRLAERMAVDLKDKVAAGEVGGTTLPTDAQLPGTAPGTVGLVSQVVEALVGLGFTENKAQAAVAAALERSGAETSASALLRTALSILGGSKP
- the ruvC gene encoding crossover junction endodeoxyribonuclease RuvC, with amino-acid sequence MVTTPTANGTRRPASLEGLRVMGIDPGLTRCGLSVVQAGRGRAVLPVAVGVVRTPAQEDLSRRLLRLSDAVEEWMADYRPDVVALERVFERSNISTAINTAHAAGVLMAASARRGAEVHMYTPSEVKKAISGNGRADKVQMTRMITRILGLGEPPKPADAADALALAVCHCWRAPMNHIVKGTA